The DNA region AAGAGAGAAAAGAATACTACTCATGTATAAATATGGTTGACATTGTTAGAGAGCTGCAATCTACATTTTCCTGAACAAGCGAAAGAGCACACTTAAGATGATGCTTATTATGATCATGGTGGTGATGGGAAAGTAAAACCTGAAGTTTTCTTTTTCTACCCGTATATCTCCCGGCAGCCTGCCAAACCAATGCAGCTTGTTGTGAAAAAAGTAAATGAGTATA from Aridibaculum aurantiacum includes:
- a CDS encoding DUF2905 domain-containing protein, which gives rise to MNQQLGKYIIIGGIAVVVVGILIYFFHNKLHWFGRLPGDIRVEKENFRFYFPITTMIIISIILSVLFRLFRKM